The stretch of DNA ACCTCGATCGGATCCCCCAGCGGGGCGTGCTTGACCATGGCGACCGTCGCCTGAGGGATCATCCCCATGTCGAGCAGGTGTTGGCGCAGCGATCCTTCGCCTCCCACCGCCGCAACCGTTGCCGCCTTGCCGATGGGAAGCTTATCGAGCGTTGTAGTCATGAATTCCTCTTGCTTGCCTCTGCTTGCTTTTTCTCAAAAGTAAACTTAGCACAACTTTTGCGGCAGAATGGTTTTCACCCACGCGGCTTCACGAAAACCGGGAATCGCCGCATCGTCCGTGACGAACGCCGGCCGCGAGCGGTCGCAACCCCCTTATAAATAGGTAGCGGACGAAAGCCATGCCGTGGTGATCTCGGCCCACGAATACTGCGCCATGTATTCCCCGTGGTACTGGTTCACCGCCGCCAGGTCGGCCTTCAGGAAATCGTAGTAATCGCAGTTGACGGCATCGCGCTTGATCGCCGCAGCGCCCCGCGCGCGCACGAGGACGTCCTCGGCGCCGGCCTGCGAAAGCGTCGTCCGCAGATCATGGATGAACGTGCGCACCTGGGTGCGCCGCGACGTGGTGTCGCGCCCGTCGTCCCACAGCACCGCCACAAGCTCGCCCATCGTGCAAAAAGCGCCGCGCCGGTCGATCAAGTATGCGAGCAGCTCTTTGGTCTTGCTGCGCTCGAACCGCGCGGGCTTGCCGTCGATGAACACCTCGAAATTGCCGAAGCACTGCACACGCATGCCGCGGTCTTCGCGCGCCACGGGATTGCGCAGGTGGGCCAGCACCTCGCGCACGTCGGCCTCGGTGGCCGGCTTCAGCAGAAAGCCGCTCGGGAACAGCCCGTGGGCTTCAAGCGCATAGGCCGGATGCCCCGTCACGAACACGATGTTGGTGACCGGCCACTTCTCCTTGATGCGCAGCGCGCATTCGAACCCGTCCACCTGGGGCATCTCGATGTCGAGAAACACCACGTCAAAGCTTTCGTCTTCCAACTTCTCCAACGCTTCGTCCGCAGAAAGCGCGATCTCGACGGTGGTTTGCTCGTCGATGTTGCTGACCACGTCGGCCAATTGTCTGGCTGCCAGCTGCTTGTCGTCAACAATAAGGGTCTTCATGGGCGTTCCTTTCGCACAACCTCGTCGCGCCGTCAGCCTTCATCGTTTTTCTAAGATATTCCCCCGCGCACGGCGCATTTTCGCGCCACGTCCTGGGGGACGCGCATAGTCACACAGGTTCCGTTCGGTCCGCTCGCCACGTCGAGCGTTCCCTGACAGATAAGAGCAAGACGCTCCCGAACGTTGCGAAGCCCCAAAGACCGGCCGCCCTTCAAGCTGCCGATCGCCAAGCTTTCGTCTGAATTCTTGCGTCCTCGTTCCAATTCTCTCACATCGAATCCCACGCCGTCGTCCTGAACGGTCACCACAAGCATATTCTGCGGTTCCTCCACAGCAGCCACGACCCACACCGTGCCGCCTTCCCGGCGCCGTCCCACGCCGTGGCGCACGGCGTTTTCCACGAGCGGCTGAACCGACAGCGGCGGGACCAGCGCAAACTGGGCGGCCTCGGAGATGCAGAACCGCACCGACACGTTGTTCGACGGATCGGCCATCTCAAGCGCCACGTAGCTTTTCGCGTGGGCCAGTTCCCGAGACAGCGGAATGACGCCTTCCTCGCCCATGGCTTCGAAGTTGTTCCGCAAATAACGCGCGAACGACTGCACCGCCTCCCGCGCCTTTGGCGGGTCTTCGACGCACAGCTGCTCGATGGCAAGCAGGCTGTTCGCGACGAAATGCGGCTCGATCTGGGCCATCAAGGCGGCGTTGCGGGCGCGAGACAGCTCCAGCTCCTTGTAGCTGAGCTGTTCTTCCTGCTCGCGCTGCATGGCGGCGCACGAAATGAGCAGCGCCACGGCCATGGCCGGATACGAAAGCGCGATGGCATGGATGACGTTTTCCAGCGCGAAGCCCGCAAACGGCACGCCGAACAGCACCAACGCCATGCCCGAACGCCACAGCGGCGTGTAGACCGGCTGCAGCACGATCATGGCGAAGACGAACAGCAGCTGCAGGATCATGAGGTTGTAGGGCAGGCCGTAGAGAAAGTCCCCGGAAAACGCCGCCGCCCGGCTCGCTTCGTCAAAGGTGGGCGCGAACGCGCCGGCCAGAGGAAGGCACAGCTCGACGAGAACGAGCAGCACCGTCGCGCAGCACAGCACGCGCGCCGCAGCGCCGCGAACCTGGCGATACCCCGTTGCAAGCGTGTAACCCAAAGCCGAAAACGCCAGACAGGCCAACGGAGCGACCGTGCACGCCACCATGTTGCTGACGTGCGCCGGCAAAAGCAGAGACTCGTCAGGCCAGTCGACAAACGCCCAGGCAAGCAAGTCCCCCGTCACCGCGATGCCCTGCAGCAGAACTGCGACGATGAACAGGGTGTTTCTTTTCCCTTCGCGCGGGCGCAGAACCGCCGCGACCATAAGCACGCATAGCACGGCGATCGTCACAAAATCGACGGCTACGTTCATAGAGTTGTGTGCTGGCATGTCGGCCCTGTCCTACGCTGCGGGAAAAATGCGGTGCATGTATTATGTACAAAAGTGTAAAGTACCGGATCTCCCGTATCACCAGCGCATCAAACACGCCGGAAAACGCGCAGTGGCGCAGGCTGTCAGGCCTTGCGTTCCCGGCGAAGGCGCAGGGATTCCTTGCCGGACACGCGCTCGACGTCCAGGGCGATGACCGCACAGCGGCCGCCCGACTTCGCAACGGCCTCTTCGCATGCCTGGCGGTCGGGGTTGAACTTCAGGCCAAGCGCCATGAGGGCTTCGTGCGCTTCCGCCGCATCGGCGACAAGGCGCACCGGCCCTTCAACGATGA from Xiamenia xianingshaonis encodes:
- a CDS encoding sensor histidine kinase — translated: MPAHNSMNVAVDFVTIAVLCVLMVAAVLRPREGKRNTLFIVAVLLQGIAVTGDLLAWAFVDWPDESLLLPAHVSNMVACTVAPLACLAFSALGYTLATGYRQVRGAAARVLCCATVLLVLVELCLPLAGAFAPTFDEASRAAAFSGDFLYGLPYNLMILQLLFVFAMIVLQPVYTPLWRSGMALVLFGVPFAGFALENVIHAIALSYPAMAVALLISCAAMQREQEEQLSYKELELSRARNAALMAQIEPHFVANSLLAIEQLCVEDPPKAREAVQSFARYLRNNFEAMGEEGVIPLSRELAHAKSYVALEMADPSNNVSVRFCISEAAQFALVPPLSVQPLVENAVRHGVGRRREGGTVWVVAAVEEPQNMLVVTVQDDGVGFDVRELERGRKNSDESLAIGSLKGGRSLGLRNVRERLALICQGTLDVASGPNGTCVTMRVPQDVARKCAVRGGIS
- a CDS encoding response regulator; this translates as MKTLIVDDKQLAARQLADVVSNIDEQTTVEIALSADEALEKLEDESFDVVFLDIEMPQVDGFECALRIKEKWPVTNIVFVTGHPAYALEAHGLFPSGFLLKPATEADVREVLAHLRNPVAREDRGMRVQCFGNFEVFIDGKPARFERSKTKELLAYLIDRRGAFCTMGELVAVLWDDGRDTTSRRTQVRTFIHDLRTTLSQAGAEDVLVRARGAAAIKRDAVNCDYYDFLKADLAAVNQYHGEYMAQYSWAEITTAWLSSATYL